The Epilithonimonas zeae genome contains the following window.
GTCAATTTTCTTAAAGCCTGAGACATCAATCTTGCATGAAGACCCATTTTAGAATCTCCCATTTCACCTTCGATCTCAGCTTTTGGAGTCAAAGCAGCAACAGAGTCAATAACAACAATGTCAATTGCCCCCGATCTGATCAGGTTATCAGCAATTTCCAAAGCCTGCTCTCCATTATCAGGTTGAGAAATGATTAAGTTTTCAAGATCAATTCCCAATTTAGCAGCATAGTTTCTGTCGAAAGCGTGCTCTGCATCTATAAAAGCAGCAATACCCCCAGCCTTTTGAGCTTCTGCAATAGCATGAAGAGTAAGTGTTGTCTTACCAGAAGATTCAGGCCCATAGATTTCGATGATTCTCCCTCTTGGATATCCACCAACACCTAAAGCAAGGTCGATCCCCAAAGATCCGGAAGGAATTACTTCAATCGTTGTATCTACAGAATCCTCACCCAAAGTCATTACAGTTCCTTTTCCGTAGGTTTTATCTAGTTTTTCCAGCACCAGTTGCAGTGCTTTTTTCTTATCGTCGTTTGTACTCATTATATCAAAAAATTATTCTCAAAAATACGGAATTTTAAAATCAAAATCCAATATTATTTTGATCGATGCTTTTAATTTGTCAATCAAAATTTAATGCAAATTTGAATTTTTGTGATTCTTAGATAATCCTCCAACTTTTCTAAAATAATTTAAAAGATGATGAAACTACAAACAGTTTTAAGAATGAGTTATAGTTTCAATAAGCTTATTCTAGGATAATTAATATATCTGAATCTACAGGAGTAAAAAACCAAGCTTGCTTTTATCGATGGCTAAGCCTACTATTTCAAAATATAAAAAACCTCTGAAAAAATTCAGAGGCTTTTTTATTTTATTTCAACTTCAGATTATAGAGAAGCTGAGTGAACAAGCATATCTGCTAATTTGTTAGAGTAACCCCACTCGTTATCATACCAAGATACTAATTTAACGAAAGTTGGATTCAACATAATTCCAGCCTCTTTGTCGAAGATAGAAGTCCTTGCATCACTTACGAAATCCTGAGAAACCACAGCATCTTCTGTGTAACCGAGAATCCCTTTCAATTCACCTTCAGATGCTGCTTTGATAGCAGCACAGATTTCTTCGTAAGAAGTTGGTTTGTCCAATTTCACAGTAAGGTCAACTACAGAAACGTCAGCAGTTGGAACTCTGAAAGACATACCAGTTAATTTTCCATTAAGAGAAGGGATTACTTTTCCTACTGCTTTTGCAGCACCTGTAGAAGAAGGGATGATGTTGTTAAGTGCAGATCTGCCACCTCTCCAGTCTTTTGCAGACGGTCCGTCTACAGTTTTCTGAGTAGCAGTAGTTGCGTGTACAGTTGTCATAAGACCTTCTGCGATACCGAAATTATCGTGGATTACTTTTGCCAATGGCGCAAGACAGTTTGTAGTACAAGAAGCGTTTGAGAAGATTTTGATATCGTCAGTTAGTTCTTTGTGGTTTACACCCATTACGAACATTGGCGTATCATCTTTTGAAGGAGCGGAAAGGATAACTTTCTTTGCACCAGCGTTGATGTGAGCTTGAGCTGAATCTTTTGAAAGGAATAAACCTGTAGATTCTACGATATATTCTGCACCAACTTCATTCCATTTTAGGTTGTTAGGATCTTTCTCAGCAGTTACACGGATTGTTTTCCCGTTTACAACAAGGTTATTTCCTTGTACTGATACTTCTCCTTTGAACGCTCCGTGAACCGAATCGTATTTTAGCATATAAGCCATATATTCAGCATCGATAAGGTCATTAATACCTACAACTTCGATGTT
Protein-coding sequences here:
- the gap gene encoding type I glyceraldehyde-3-phosphate dehydrogenase yields the protein MSTIKVGINGFGRIGRLVFRAMAERSNIEVVGINDLIDAEYMAYMLKYDSVHGAFKGEVSVQGNNLVVNGKTIRVTAEKDPNNLKWNEVGAEYIVESTGLFLSKDSAQAHINAGAKKVILSAPSKDDTPMFVMGVNHKELTDDIKIFSNASCTTNCLAPLAKVIHDNFGIAEGLMTTVHATTATQKTVDGPSAKDWRGGRSALNNIIPSSTGAAKAVGKVIPSLNGKLTGMSFRVPTADVSVVDLTVKLDKPTSYEEICAAIKAASEGELKGILGYTEDAVVSQDFVSDARTSIFDKEAGIMLNPTFVKLVSWYDNEWGYSNKLADMLVHSASL
- the recA gene encoding recombinase RecA: MSTNDDKKKALQLVLEKLDKTYGKGTVMTLGEDSVDTTIEVIPSGSLGIDLALGVGGYPRGRIIEIYGPESSGKTTLTLHAIAEAQKAGGIAAFIDAEHAFDRNYAAKLGIDLENLIISQPDNGEQALEIADNLIRSGAIDIVVIDSVAALTPKAEIEGEMGDSKMGLHARLMSQALRKLTATINRTKCTVIFINQLREKIGVMFGNPETTTGGNALKFYASVRIDIRKASAPIKNGDEAVGSRVKVKVVKNKVAPPFKMAEFDIMYGEGVSKVGEILDTAVDLAVVKKSGSWFSYEDTKLGQGRDAVKEVLKDNPELSEEIENKIKELIKQK